In Paracoccus aminophilus JCM 7686, a single window of DNA contains:
- the parE gene encoding DNA topoisomerase IV subunit B produces the protein MAEDLFPSSETASDAYSASSIEVLEGLEPVRKRPGMYIGGTDERALHHLVAEILDNSMDEAVAGHASRIEVELLADYSVVVRDNGRGIPIDPHPKFPGKSALEVILCTLHAGGKFSGDAYQTSGGLHGVGASVVNALSDLMVVQVARNKELWEQRFSRGIPQGPVTKIGAAPNRRGTTVTFHADEQIFHSHRFKPARMMKMVKSKAYLFSGVEIRWKSEIDDGETPMEAVFHFPGGLADYLTETLGKSSTYADRPFAGSVDFTEKFNTPGKVDWAINWTPARDGFIQSYCNTVPTPEGGTHEAGFWSAILKGVRAYGELINNKKAANITREDLLTGGCALVSCFIREPEFVGQTKDRLATVEAQRLVEGAVRDHFDNWLAADTKSAGSILDFLILRAEERLRRKQEKETARKTATKKLRLPGKLVDCSATNREGTELFIVEGDSAGGSAKMARERTSQALLPLKGKILNVLGAASSKLGSNQEIADLCQALGVNMGTKFNVDDLRYDKIIIMTDADVDGAHIASLLMTFFFTQMRPLIDKGHLYLACPPLYRLTQGAHRIYVSDDAEKELLMAKGIGGKGKIDVQRFKGLGEMDAKDLKDTTMNPKTRKLIRVSIDDEEGGETGDLVERLMGKKPELRFQYIQENAQFADAEELDV, from the coding sequence ATGGCCGAAGACCTTTTCCCCTCCAGCGAAACGGCAAGCGACGCCTATTCCGCCTCCTCGATCGAGGTGCTTGAAGGGCTCGAACCTGTCCGCAAGCGGCCGGGCATGTATATCGGCGGCACCGATGAGCGCGCGCTGCACCACCTTGTCGCCGAGATCCTCGACAACTCGATGGATGAAGCCGTCGCGGGTCACGCCAGCCGCATCGAGGTCGAGCTGCTGGCCGATTACAGCGTTGTCGTGCGCGACAATGGCCGCGGCATCCCGATTGATCCCCATCCGAAATTCCCGGGCAAATCCGCGCTCGAGGTGATTTTGTGCACGCTCCACGCGGGCGGCAAATTCTCGGGCGATGCCTATCAGACCTCGGGCGGCCTGCACGGCGTCGGCGCCTCGGTTGTCAACGCGCTGTCGGATCTGATGGTGGTGCAGGTCGCGCGCAACAAAGAGCTTTGGGAGCAGCGTTTTTCGCGAGGCATCCCGCAAGGCCCGGTCACCAAGATCGGCGCGGCGCCGAACCGGCGTGGCACCACGGTGACCTTCCACGCCGATGAGCAGATCTTCCATTCGCACCGCTTCAAACCGGCGCGGATGATGAAAATGGTCAAATCCAAGGCCTATCTGTTCTCGGGCGTCGAGATCCGCTGGAAATCCGAGATCGACGACGGCGAAACCCCGATGGAAGCGGTTTTCCACTTCCCCGGCGGTCTGGCCGATTACCTGACCGAGACGCTTGGCAAATCCTCGACCTATGCCGACCGCCCCTTCGCGGGCTCGGTCGATTTCACCGAGAAGTTCAACACGCCCGGCAAGGTCGATTGGGCGATCAACTGGACGCCCGCGCGCGATGGCTTCATCCAGAGCTATTGTAACACCGTCCCGACCCCCGAGGGCGGCACGCATGAGGCGGGCTTCTGGTCGGCGATCCTCAAGGGCGTGCGCGCTTATGGCGAGCTCATCAACAACAAGAAGGCCGCGAATATCACGCGCGAGGATCTGCTGACCGGGGGCTGCGCGCTCGTGTCCTGCTTCATCCGCGAGCCGGAATTCGTCGGCCAGACCAAGGACCGGCTGGCCACCGTCGAGGCGCAGCGTCTGGTCGAAGGCGCGGTGCGCGATCACTTTGACAACTGGCTGGCGGCGGATACCAAATCCGCAGGCTCGATCCTCGATTTCCTGATCCTCCGCGCCGAGGAACGCCTGCGCCGCAAGCAGGAAAAGGAAACCGCCCGCAAGACCGCCACCAAAAAGCTGCGCCTGCCCGGCAAGCTGGTCGATTGCTCGGCCACCAACCGCGAGGGCACCGAGCTCTTCATCGTCGAGGGTGACTCGGCCGGTGGCAGCGCCAAAATGGCGCGCGAGCGCACCTCTCAGGCGCTTTTGCCGCTCAAGGGCAAGATCCTGAACGTGCTCGGCGCGGCCTCGTCGAAACTGGGCTCGAACCAGGAAATTGCCGATCTCTGTCAGGCGCTTGGCGTCAATATGGGCACAAAGTTCAACGTCGATGATCTGCGCTACGACAAGATCATCATCATGACCGATGCCGATGTCGACGGCGCCCATATCGCCTCGCTTTTGATGACCTTCTTCTTCACCCAGATGCGGCCGCTGATCGACAAGGGCCACCTCTATCTCGCCTGCCCGCCGCTTTACCGCCTGACCCAAGGCGCGCATCGGATCTATGTCTCGGATGATGCCGAGAAGGAGCTGCTGATGGCCAAGGGCATCGGTGGCAAGGGCAAGATCGACGTGCAGCGCTTCAAAGGTCTGGGCGAAATGGATGCCAAGGACCTCAAGGACACGACGATGAACCCGAAGACGCGCAAGCTGATCCGGGTCTCGATCGACGACGAGGAAGGCGGCGAGACCGGCGATCTGGTCGAGCGGCTGATGGGCAAGAAACCCGAATTGCGTTTCCAATATATTCAGGAGAACGCCCAGTTCGCAGATGCCGAAGAGCTGGATGTCTGA
- a CDS encoding glutathione S-transferase family protein, which produces MLTIHGVTRSRTSRLIWLCHEIGVDFRQIPVIQAYRLPWPDAPDAPLNTQSPEFLKLSPAGAIPVLQDGDLILTESLACTLYLARKYGLPFGPADLAEEGLVLQWSFYAGTWIEPDALTLLMLHRPGQAQPGEDQDLVAQAAERLIRPMRVFETHLAQHEWLVGNRFTVADLNAAEILRYAQGYAPLFDEFPATKAWLAHCQTRPAYLKMWAERQAEPE; this is translated from the coding sequence ATGCTGACCATTCACGGCGTTACCCGCTCGCGCACCTCGCGGCTCATCTGGCTTTGCCACGAAATCGGCGTGGATTTCCGCCAGATCCCGGTCATTCAGGCCTATCGCCTGCCCTGGCCAGACGCGCCGGATGCGCCACTGAACACCCAGAGCCCCGAGTTCTTGAAGCTCTCGCCCGCAGGCGCGATCCCGGTGCTGCAGGACGGCGATCTCATCCTGACCGAATCTCTTGCCTGCACGCTCTATTTGGCGCGCAAATACGGCCTGCCCTTCGGCCCGGCCGATCTCGCCGAGGAAGGGCTGGTGCTGCAATGGTCCTTCTATGCCGGCACCTGGATCGAGCCCGATGCGCTGACGCTGCTGATGCTGCACCGGCCCGGTCAGGCGCAGCCCGGCGAGGATCAGGATCTCGTGGCCCAAGCCGCCGAGCGGCTGATCCGCCCCATGCGGGTCTTCGAGACCCATCTCGCCCAGCATGAATGGCTGGTCGGCAACCGCTTTACCGTGGCCGACCTCAATGCCGCCGAGATCCTGCGCTATGCCCAGGGCTATGCCCCGCTCTTCGACGAATTCCCCGCGACCAAGGCCTGGCTTGCGCACTGTCAGACGCGTCCGGCCTATCTCAAGATGTGGGCCGAACGGCAGGCCGAGCCCGAATAA
- a CDS encoding dipeptidase, which translates to MKIIGRFVLILLLLVLLAAAAVVIWGPALVERSRNVVTAPDGTWPVSPEAEELHKHLIIGDLHADSLLWDRDLLDRASYGHVDVPRLIAGNVAVQVFATVTKSPRGQNYDHNSASAPDNITPLVIGQLRPPQTWFSLRARALDQAARLNAYAAAAPDELRVIRSRADLQALLAARAQGAKTVGAILASEGGHPLEGQIENLRLMYDAGFRIIGVTHFFDNELGGSLHGEGGAGAGAGLTPFGREVISEMADRDMIVDLAHASPQVVRDVLAMPHVTPILSHTGIHSQCGSHRNIDDALLQGIAQKGGIVGIGYWADVNCGRRPADIAHSIAAAIRLLGEDHVALGSDFDGSVDAPFDAAHLDVLTQALLDEGLSDNQIAKVMGGNMMAFLIGHLPQ; encoded by the coding sequence ATGAAAATCATCGGCCGCTTTGTTCTGATCCTGCTTTTGCTTGTCCTTCTCGCCGCGGCGGCCGTGGTCATCTGGGGCCCTGCCCTGGTCGAGCGCAGCCGCAATGTCGTGACCGCTCCCGACGGCACCTGGCCGGTCAGCCCCGAGGCCGAGGAGCTGCACAAACATCTGATCATCGGCGATCTTCATGCCGATTCCCTGCTCTGGGACCGCGATCTGCTTGACCGGGCGAGCTACGGTCATGTCGATGTGCCACGCCTGATCGCGGGCAATGTCGCGGTGCAGGTCTTTGCCACCGTGACCAAAAGCCCGCGCGGCCAGAATTACGACCACAACAGCGCCTCGGCGCCCGACAACATCACCCCTCTGGTGATCGGCCAGCTGCGCCCGCCGCAGACCTGGTTCAGCCTGCGCGCCCGGGCGCTCGATCAGGCGGCGCGGCTCAATGCCTATGCGGCCGCCGCCCCCGACGAGCTGCGCGTCATCCGCAGCCGCGCCGATCTGCAGGCGCTGCTGGCGGCGCGTGCGCAGGGCGCGAAAACCGTTGGCGCAATCTTGGCCTCCGAGGGCGGCCATCCGCTGGAAGGCCAGATCGAGAACCTGCGGCTGATGTATGACGCGGGCTTTCGCATTATTGGCGTCACCCATTTCTTCGACAATGAGCTCGGCGGCAGCCTGCATGGCGAAGGCGGCGCCGGAGCGGGCGCGGGCCTGACGCCTTTCGGGCGCGAGGTGATCTCCGAAATGGCCGATCGCGACATGATCGTCGATCTCGCCCATGCCTCACCGCAGGTGGTTCGCGACGTTCTGGCCATGCCGCATGTCACGCCGATCCTGTCGCATACCGGCATTCACAGCCAATGCGGCAGCCATCGCAATATCGACGACGCGCTTTTGCAAGGCATTGCCCAGAAAGGCGGAATTGTCGGGATCGGCTATTGGGCAGATGTGAATTGCGGTCGCCGCCCCGCCGATATCGCCCATTCCATCGCCGCCGCCATCCGGCTGCTCGGCGAAGATCACGTCGCGCTCGGCTCTGATTTCGACGGCTCGGTCGATGCGCCTTTCGATGCCGCGCATCTCGACGTGCTGACGCAGGCGCTGCTTGACGAAGGCCTGAGCGACAACCAGATTGCCAAGGTCATGGGCGGCAATATGATGGCCTTTCTGATCGGGCACCTGCCGCAATAG
- a CDS encoding GNAT family N-acetyltransferase: MIRLTRLGDTDLAQLNKLRQKPGQYADHGATMILDPTPGISFHAIHADDDLIGMFKLDPFYHQRHDFATETQLGLRGVLIDETHQGKGYGTSAMCALPDHARLHYPDMRQIVLTVNLLNPSGRAAYLKAGFADLGEIYYGGSRGPQHILRRDLLLRDLRGDA, encoded by the coding sequence GTGATCCGCCTCACGCGCCTTGGTGACACCGATCTGGCGCAGCTGAACAAGCTGCGCCAGAAACCGGGCCAATATGCCGATCACGGCGCGACCATGATCCTCGATCCGACGCCGGGGATCAGCTTTCACGCGATCCATGCCGATGATGACCTCATCGGCATGTTCAAACTCGATCCGTTTTACCATCAGCGCCACGATTTCGCGACCGAGACCCAGCTCGGCCTGCGTGGCGTCCTGATCGACGAGACCCATCAGGGCAAGGGCTATGGCACCTCGGCGATGTGCGCTTTGCCCGATCATGCGCGTCTGCATTATCCGGACATGCGCCAGATCGTTCTGACCGTGAACCTGCTCAACCCCAGTGGCCGCGCCGCCTATCTCAAGGCCGGTTTCGCCGATCTGGGAGAGATCTATTACGGAGGCTCGCGCGGGCCCCAGCATATCCTGCGCCGCGACCTCCTGCTCCGCGACCTCAGGGGGGATGCATGA
- a CDS encoding M3 family oligoendopeptidase produces the protein MTFSASPLPLFQPALLRAKDAGLADAADLGKLPDWDLSDLYPAPDAPELTRDIDLLEKETASFAADYEGRLAKLTPAQMRDCIERYEHISVLAGRIMSYAGLRYYQNTVDGERAKMLGDLQEKITNFTTPLVFFSLEFNRITDATYDELFSAEDGPKRYRPVFDRMRAMRPYQLSDELEKFLHDNSVVGAAAWNRLFDETTAALTFDVDGEEMGLEATLNLLTDHDRARREIGAKALAKVFEKNVKLFARVHNTLAKEKAIEDKWRKMPSPQAARHLSNDVEPEVVEALRNAVTKAYPRLSHRYYRLKAKWLGLDKLQVWDRNAPLPTETPRTIDWAEAEATVLDAYAGFSPELAALAKPFFDKGWIDAGVKPGKAPGAFAHPAVVTVHPYVLLNYLGKPRDVMTLAHELGHGVHQRLAAGQGELLASTPLTLAETASVFGEMLTFRALLAKTTDPVQRKALLAGKVEDMINTVVRQIAFYDFECKLHAARAEGELTPEDINALWMSVQGESLGDAFEFMPGYETFWSYVPHFVHSPFYVYAYAFGDGLVNALYAAYEGGLPDFQSKYFDLLKAGGSKHHTELLAPFGLDASDPAFWDKGLSMIEGFIDELEAMEA, from the coding sequence ATGACGTTTTCCGCCTCGCCCCTCCCGCTGTTCCAGCCCGCTTTGCTTCGCGCCAAGGACGCCGGTCTTGCCGATGCTGCAGATCTCGGCAAGCTCCCTGATTGGGATCTGAGCGATCTCTACCCCGCGCCGGATGCCCCGGAACTGACCCGCGACATTGATCTGCTCGAAAAAGAGACCGCGAGCTTTGCCGCCGATTACGAAGGTCGTCTCGCCAAGCTGACGCCGGCGCAGATGCGCGACTGTATCGAGCGCTATGAACATATCAGCGTGCTGGCCGGGCGGATCATGTCCTATGCCGGGCTGCGCTATTACCAGAACACCGTCGATGGCGAGCGTGCCAAGATGCTGGGCGATCTTCAGGAAAAGATCACCAATTTCACCACGCCGCTCGTGTTCTTCTCGCTCGAATTCAACCGCATCACCGATGCGACCTATGACGAGCTGTTCTCGGCCGAAGATGGTCCCAAGCGCTACCGCCCGGTCTTTGACCGGATGCGCGCGATGCGTCCCTATCAGCTCTCGGACGAGCTGGAAAAATTCCTGCATGACAACTCGGTCGTCGGCGCCGCTGCTTGGAACCGGCTCTTCGACGAGACCACTGCCGCGCTGACCTTCGATGTCGATGGCGAGGAAATGGGTCTGGAAGCGACGCTGAACCTTCTGACCGACCACGACCGCGCCCGCCGCGAGATCGGCGCCAAGGCTTTGGCCAAAGTCTTTGAGAAAAACGTCAAGCTCTTCGCCCGCGTCCACAACACGCTCGCTAAGGAAAAGGCAATCGAGGACAAATGGCGCAAGATGCCGTCGCCGCAGGCGGCGCGCCATCTGTCCAATGATGTCGAGCCCGAGGTCGTCGAGGCGTTGCGCAATGCCGTGACCAAGGCCTATCCGCGCCTGTCGCATCGCTATTATCGCCTGAAGGCGAAATGGCTCGGGCTCGACAAGCTGCAGGTCTGGGACCGCAACGCGCCCCTGCCGACCGAAACCCCGCGCACCATCGACTGGGCCGAGGCCGAGGCGACGGTTCTGGACGCCTATGCCGGTTTCTCGCCCGAGCTTGCCGCGCTGGCGAAGCCTTTCTTCGACAAGGGCTGGATTGATGCGGGCGTAAAGCCCGGCAAAGCGCCCGGCGCCTTTGCCCATCCGGCAGTGGTCACGGTCCATCCCTATGTGCTTCTGAACTATCTGGGCAAGCCGCGCGACGTGATGACCTTGGCCCATGAGCTTGGCCACGGCGTCCACCAGCGTCTGGCCGCAGGTCAGGGCGAGCTTCTGGCTTCGACCCCCCTGACGCTGGCCGAGACCGCTTCAGTCTTTGGCGAGATGCTGACCTTCCGCGCACTTCTGGCCAAGACCACCGATCCCGTCCAGCGCAAGGCGCTCTTGGCGGGCAAGGTCGAGGATATGATCAACACGGTCGTGCGCCAGATCGCCTTCTATGACTTTGAATGCAAGCTTCATGCCGCGCGCGCCGAGGGCGAATTGACGCCCGAGGATATCAACGCGCTCTGGATGTCGGTTCAGGGCGAATCCCTGGGCGATGCCTTTGAATTCATGCCGGGCTACGAGACCTTCTGGAGCTATGTGCCCCATTTCGTCCACTCGCCCTTCTACGTCTATGCCTATGCCTTCGGCGACGGCTTGGTGAACGCGCTTTATGCGGCCTATGAGGGCGGTCTGCCGGACTTCCAGTCGAAATATTTCGACCTGCTGAAAGCCGGGGGCTCGAAGCACCACACCGAGCTTCTCGCGCCCTTCGGCCTTGACGCCTCGGACCCGGCCTTCTGGGACAAGGGGCTTTCGATGATCGAGGGCTTCATCGACGAGCTGGAGGCCATGGAGGCGTGA
- a CDS encoding alpha/beta hydrolase, translating into MTPAPFNTLPGDPVPRVRAFWLRSEDGVRLRAAHWPSDVGLGTVFLFQGRSEYLEKYNAVALELNEAGYDVLSIDWRGQGLSDRLQEDPRPSYIHDFAEYQRDVLELVVAADTLDLPQPWHLLAHSMGGTIGYTSLISEMPVASAVFSAPMWGINFGPVPRFVVAALASSGNRLGRGGRICPGSGNDTSFTLRSSFQKNPLTADGVRWGRMVAEANSWPEVTLGGVSNEWLMAAMRECDHILAMPLPVQPTLIGIGQTDRVVSIPAIRRRLEGWHDCELVELTGSKHEPLMERAPIRRQFINATIRHFRSVG; encoded by the coding sequence GTGACGCCTGCGCCGTTCAACACACTGCCGGGCGATCCTGTTCCCCGAGTGCGCGCCTTCTGGCTGCGCTCGGAGGATGGGGTGCGTCTGAGGGCCGCGCATTGGCCCTCGGACGTTGGTCTTGGCACGGTCTTTCTGTTTCAGGGCCGCTCTGAATATCTTGAGAAATACAATGCCGTCGCGCTCGAGCTGAATGAAGCGGGCTATGACGTCTTGTCGATCGACTGGCGCGGTCAGGGCCTGTCGGACCGGCTGCAGGAAGACCCGCGGCCAAGCTATATCCATGATTTTGCTGAATATCAGCGCGATGTGCTGGAGCTGGTGGTCGCGGCTGATACGCTCGACCTGCCCCAACCTTGGCATCTCCTTGCCCATTCGATGGGCGGCACGATCGGCTATACCTCGCTGATTTCCGAAATGCCGGTCGCCTCGGCGGTCTTTTCCGCGCCGATGTGGGGGATCAATTTCGGCCCGGTGCCGCGCTTCGTCGTCGCGGCGCTGGCATCGAGCGGCAACCGTCTGGGGCGCGGCGGGCGGATCTGCCCGGGCTCAGGCAATGACACCTCGTTCACGCTCCGCTCGTCTTTCCAGAAAAACCCGCTGACCGCGGACGGGGTGCGCTGGGGTCGCATGGTCGCCGAGGCCAACTCTTGGCCCGAGGTGACCTTGGGCGGGGTCAGCAACGAATGGCTGATGGCCGCAATGCGCGAATGCGATCATATCCTCGCCATGCCGCTGCCCGTCCAGCCCACGCTGATCGGCATTGGCCAGACCGACCGCGTCGTCTCGATCCCCGCGATCCGGCGCCGTCTTGAGGGCTGGCACGATTGTGAACTGGTCGAGCTGACCGGCTCGAAACACGAGCCCCTGATGGAGCGCGCGCCGATCCGGCGCCAGTTCATTAACGCAACCATCCGCCATTTCCGTTCAGTGGGTTGA
- a CDS encoding SCP2 sterol-binding domain-containing protein encodes MSKVVDAAVDALSKKVQNFDSTAKFVIEDEGAIVIDANGVRAGDEETEVTLTANRETFEGLLDGSVNPTMAFMTGKLKIDGSMGVAMKLGTLLS; translated from the coding sequence ATGAGCAAGGTTGTGGACGCCGCCGTCGATGCCCTGTCGAAAAAGGTTCAGAATTTTGATTCGACCGCGAAATTTGTCATCGAAGACGAAGGCGCCATCGTGATCGACGCCAATGGCGTGCGCGCGGGCGACGAAGAGACCGAGGTCACGCTGACCGCCAACCGCGAGACCTTCGAAGGTCTGCTCGACGGTTCGGTCAACCCGACCATGGCTTTCATGACCGGCAAGCTCAAAATCGACGGCTCGATGGGAGTCGCGATGAAGCTGGGCACGCTGCTGTCCTGA
- a CDS encoding tetratricopeptide repeat protein, with protein sequence MRLIAFKIHRALTAMTAASLILGFTGTMSLPVHAQGAGGGEGGSQVPALPGLPNGNAPEGNAPDGAAPKGALPDGAAPDASGTASADDVAADPTEPAPTVEDMDQLFAELAEPTGETWRRAESDILRIWSRSGSSSMDLLYKRGEEALDAGDLPAAIGHLTALTDHAPDFAAGWHLRAVAYYLDGEFGPAIADLATTLKLEPRHFGALTQLGSMLEEVGDDQRALEAYRSSLKINPHQQEAVDAVSRIEQKLAGTDA encoded by the coding sequence ATGCGCCTGATCGCTTTCAAAATCCACCGTGCCCTGACGGCCATGACCGCCGCAAGTCTGATTCTCGGCTTTACCGGGACAATGTCGCTGCCGGTTCACGCGCAGGGGGCAGGCGGAGGCGAGGGCGGATCACAGGTTCCGGCTTTGCCCGGCCTTCCGAATGGCAACGCCCCAGAGGGGAATGCGCCGGATGGGGCCGCTCCGAAAGGCGCCCTGCCGGATGGAGCTGCGCCTGATGCCTCGGGCACGGCAAGCGCGGATGATGTCGCCGCCGATCCAACCGAACCGGCCCCGACGGTCGAGGATATGGACCAGCTTTTCGCCGAGCTGGCCGAGCCGACAGGCGAGACCTGGCGGCGTGCGGAATCCGATATCTTGCGGATCTGGTCGCGCTCGGGCTCTTCGTCGATGGACCTGCTCTACAAGCGTGGCGAAGAGGCGCTCGATGCGGGCGATTTGCCCGCAGCCATCGGCCATCTGACGGCGCTGACCGATCATGCGCCCGATTTCGCCGCAGGCTGGCATCTGCGCGCCGTGGCCTATTATCTCGACGGTGAATTCGGGCCAGCGATTGCGGATCTCGCGACGACGCTGAAGCTCGAGCCGCGCCATTTCGGCGCGCTGACCCAGCTTGGCTCGATGCTGGAAGAGGTCGGCGACGACCAGCGCGCGCTTGAGGCCTATCGCTCGAGCCTCAAGATCAACCCGCATCAACAAGAGGCCGTGGACGCGGTCTCGCGCATTGAACAGAAGCTCGCGGGTACGGACGCCTAA